The following proteins come from a genomic window of Pyxidicoccus sp. MSG2:
- a CDS encoding methyltransferase family protein, whose amino-acid sequence MESEQLVVEARRGLGIRASEILTHPVTNLAMGALVVLMHTSKLAQLFADSRIGIQHTGIFLNFCIISFYALVRDVPRRVTLNPFNWALGALSSFWGMVITLYSSGGVAVAPSWVISTVSIGSLLVISFARLSLGRSFGVVPAERKLVNRGAYRLVRHPIYTASALTMVPVLLSSWGLMQLLLVVTGVALMVWRAIEEERFLKQSPEYCAYAAEVRYRFIPGLV is encoded by the coding sequence ATGGAGTCAGAGCAGCTGGTGGTCGAGGCTCGGCGCGGGCTGGGCATTCGCGCCAGCGAGATCTTGACCCATCCCGTGACGAACCTCGCGATGGGCGCGCTCGTCGTGCTCATGCACACCAGCAAGCTGGCGCAGCTGTTCGCCGACAGCAGGATTGGCATCCAGCACACGGGGATCTTCCTCAACTTCTGCATCATCTCGTTCTACGCCCTGGTGCGTGACGTGCCGCGGCGGGTGACGCTCAATCCCTTCAACTGGGCACTGGGGGCGCTCTCCTCCTTCTGGGGGATGGTCATCACCCTCTACTCTTCCGGCGGCGTTGCCGTCGCGCCGTCCTGGGTCATCAGCACGGTGTCGATTGGCTCGCTGCTCGTGATCAGCTTCGCCCGGCTGAGCCTGGGACGGAGCTTCGGCGTGGTTCCCGCGGAGCGGAAGCTGGTCAACCGTGGCGCGTACCGGCTCGTGCGCCATCCCATCTACACGGCATCCGCCCTGACGATGGTTCCAGTCCTGCTGAGCTCCTGGGGACTCATGCAGCTCCTGCTGGTGGTCACCGGAGTCGCCCTGATGGTGTGGCGCGCCATCGAGGAAGAGCGCTTTCTCAAGCAGAGCCCCGAGTACTGCGCCTACGCGGCGGAAGTCCGGTATCGCTTCATCCCGGGCCTCGTCTAG
- a CDS encoding SDR family NAD(P)-dependent oxidoreductase, which produces MIRHDFTGRVALIIGGTSGLGLASARAFARAGASVALAARGEEKGREARAALEAEGARVIFLPTDVREGASVARAVEGTVMHFGRLDFAVNSAGQGGDMAPLESTNQDVWDDVMACNARGVWLAMRHEIPAMLATGGGAIVNISSIYGLAGRAAHHAYVASKHAVVGMTKSVALEYATRGIRVNALCAGATRTPAMRQAETYVPDLVRALVDEHPMGRMATEDEMASAVLWLCSDGAGFVTGVPLPVDGGFLAA; this is translated from the coding sequence ATGATTCGCCACGACTTCACCGGACGCGTCGCACTCATCATCGGAGGCACCTCGGGCCTCGGCCTCGCCTCGGCGCGAGCCTTTGCCCGGGCGGGCGCCAGCGTCGCGCTCGCCGCCCGGGGCGAAGAGAAGGGACGCGAAGCCCGCGCGGCCCTGGAAGCCGAGGGCGCACGCGTCATCTTCCTCCCCACCGACGTGCGCGAAGGAGCCTCCGTGGCGCGGGCCGTGGAGGGCACCGTGATGCACTTCGGCCGGCTCGACTTCGCGGTCAACAGCGCGGGGCAGGGCGGTGACATGGCCCCGCTGGAGAGCACGAACCAGGACGTCTGGGACGACGTCATGGCCTGCAACGCCCGGGGAGTGTGGCTGGCCATGCGCCACGAAATCCCGGCGATGCTTGCCACCGGCGGAGGCGCCATCGTCAACATCAGCTCCATCTACGGCCTCGCCGGACGGGCCGCGCACCACGCCTACGTCGCCTCGAAGCATGCGGTGGTCGGCATGACGAAGTCCGTGGCGCTCGAATACGCGACGCGTGGCATCCGCGTGAATGCCCTCTGCGCCGGGGCCACCCGGACGCCCGCCATGCGCCAGGCGGAGACGTACGTGCCCGACCTCGTCCGGGCGCTCGTCGACGAGCACCCGATGGGGCGGATGGCCACCGAAGACGAGATGGCCAGCGCCGTGCTCTGGCTGTGCTCGGACGGCGCGGGCTTCGTCACCGGCGTGCCGCTGCCCGTCGACGGCGGCTTCCTCGCCGCATAG
- a CDS encoding B12-binding domain-containing radical SAM protein — MRIAVIATYTHPTRLRIKEPSIMQSSVPELIAGLCPAHAEVEIFNEKETDIPMDRHWDLVFFSYLHSYYEHTKVLSTLFRQRGMKTVAGGRHASYFPDDAKAHFDAVITGEPEANVPALIEDFEKGQLQPLYNRPSLGPTAIQPYRYELIDFTHNKLRLPGIEASRGCPFTCNFCVLTGNERYRYRPVAHVIDEIQTRMRWNPNYLGLMDDAFVFLDNNLGGSPKYLRELCEALIPLKKTWGCALTFNVLKDEALVKLMAKAGCRYVYTGLESLNPDSIKAMNKGQNKLSEVDAVIRRVFSAGILLSFGLIVGSDGDTNEYLEKLPTYLADLKYFSVTFLGIVCPYPETPFFRELQSEGRLLPGTVSRDYDGYTLCHQPKNLHPSEVVEHFHRLCMELGSLPNIAKHYWSKLTMSDMPRYKQTILFSGPEILSIRNPVKNKTRRYIAGQDALEAWDVGQMQTLGLQPQRLT; from the coding sequence ATGCGCATCGCCGTCATCGCCACGTACACCCACCCTACCCGGCTGCGCATCAAGGAACCCTCCATCATGCAGTCCTCGGTGCCGGAGCTCATCGCCGGCCTGTGCCCCGCGCACGCGGAGGTGGAGATCTTCAACGAGAAGGAGACGGACATCCCGATGGACCGCCACTGGGACCTCGTCTTCTTCTCGTACCTGCACTCGTATTACGAGCACACCAAGGTGCTCTCCACCCTGTTCCGCCAGCGGGGAATGAAGACCGTCGCGGGCGGCCGGCACGCCAGCTATTTCCCCGACGACGCGAAGGCCCACTTCGACGCCGTCATCACCGGCGAGCCCGAGGCCAACGTCCCCGCACTCATCGAGGACTTCGAGAAGGGCCAGCTCCAGCCGCTCTACAACCGCCCCTCGCTCGGCCCCACCGCCATCCAGCCCTACCGCTACGAGCTCATCGACTTCACCCACAACAAGCTGCGCCTGCCCGGCATCGAGGCGTCGCGCGGCTGCCCCTTCACCTGCAACTTCTGCGTCCTCACCGGCAACGAGCGCTACCGCTACCGCCCCGTCGCCCACGTCATCGACGAAATCCAGACGCGCATGCGGTGGAACCCCAACTACCTGGGGCTCATGGATGATGCGTTCGTCTTCCTCGACAACAACCTGGGCGGCTCACCCAAGTACCTGCGCGAGCTGTGCGAGGCGCTCATCCCCCTGAAGAAGACCTGGGGCTGCGCCCTCACCTTCAACGTGCTCAAGGACGAGGCGCTGGTGAAGCTGATGGCGAAGGCCGGGTGCCGCTACGTGTACACCGGTCTGGAGTCGCTCAACCCCGACTCCATCAAGGCCATGAACAAGGGCCAGAACAAGCTGAGCGAGGTGGACGCCGTCATCCGCCGCGTGTTCTCCGCCGGCATCCTCCTGTCCTTCGGGCTCATCGTCGGCTCGGACGGGGACACCAACGAGTACCTGGAGAAGCTGCCCACGTACCTGGCGGACCTGAAGTACTTCTCCGTGACGTTCCTCGGCATCGTCTGCCCATACCCGGAGACGCCGTTCTTCCGTGAGCTCCAGTCGGAAGGGAGACTGCTGCCCGGCACCGTCAGCCGCGACTACGACGGCTACACGTTGTGCCACCAGCCCAAGAATCTGCACCCGTCCGAGGTGGTGGAGCACTTCCACCGGCTGTGCATGGAATTGGGCAGCCTGCCCAACATCGCGAAGCACTACTGGTCCAAGCTCACCATGAGCGACATGCCCCGGTACAAGCAGACGATTCTCTTCTCCGGGCCGGAAATCCTCAGCATCCGCAACCCGGTGAAGAACAAGACCCGGCGCTACATCGCCGGGCAGGATGCGCTGGAGGCGTGGGACGTGGGGCAGATGCAGACGCTCGGCCTGCAGCCGCAGCGGCTGACCTGA
- a CDS encoding TetR/AcrR family transcriptional regulator: MPTSTFFNLPDERRDRLVNEAIVEFSDRSYAEASLSQIARRASIPKGSVYQYFEDKLDLYRWLLTDEAPRRKREFIGAAPPGGDFWARLETFIERGMAFLVEHPRLARLSAAAATPTAVAEVRGLYKAICEAGIVELRGVLEEGARDGALQASDLDIATRFVATVIGPGMTDVILQELGAELHEVLASDSLRKRLNLKRRRALSRQAVLFIRNGLGSERKSR; this comes from the coding sequence ATGCCAACGAGCACCTTCTTCAACCTCCCCGACGAGCGCAGGGACCGCCTCGTGAACGAGGCCATCGTCGAGTTCTCCGACCGGAGCTACGCCGAGGCCTCGCTCTCGCAGATTGCGCGCCGCGCGAGCATCCCCAAGGGCAGCGTCTACCAGTACTTCGAGGACAAGCTCGACCTGTACCGCTGGCTCCTCACCGACGAGGCCCCGCGCCGCAAGCGCGAGTTCATCGGCGCGGCGCCGCCTGGGGGCGACTTCTGGGCCCGCCTGGAGACGTTCATCGAGCGAGGCATGGCCTTCCTCGTCGAGCACCCGCGCCTCGCCCGGCTCTCCGCGGCTGCGGCCACGCCGACGGCGGTGGCGGAGGTCCGCGGCCTCTACAAGGCCATCTGCGAGGCCGGCATCGTGGAGCTGCGCGGCGTCCTGGAAGAGGGGGCCCGTGACGGCGCCCTCCAGGCCTCCGATCTCGACATCGCCACCCGCTTCGTCGCCACCGTCATCGGCCCCGGAATGACGGACGTGATTCTCCAGGAACTCGGCGCCGAGCTCCATGAGGTGCTCGCCTCGGACTCCCTGCGCAAGCGACTCAACCTCAAGCGCCGGCGGGCCCTCTCCCGTCAGGCGGTGCTCTTCATTCGCAACGGGCTGGGCTCGGAAAGGAAATCACGATGA
- a CDS encoding ATP-grasp domain-containing protein has protein sequence MRPTIAVINGEQYWQSYFPDCEVVSQRLQDASWVLRDGELWCISREAGTRIDGVFWRVGAIRPDPRHRTVLDVLRLSGVPCVNPASTLARCQDRLSMLAELREAGLPVIHFDVALGDDMVRRIARPAPFVVKVGNHHGGYGKALVRTEDEWFEVADLLFAANDYAAVEPYIDYRRDVRCLAIRDRFWAMARAGAGWKANVQTRKHQVIDPPEALVAYTRRAREHLGADIVALDFLETQGGDFVLLECNDTPGLSGFPEALREELAECLRERMRR, from the coding sequence ATGCGCCCCACCATCGCGGTCATCAATGGCGAGCAGTACTGGCAGAGCTACTTCCCGGACTGTGAGGTCGTCTCGCAACGGCTTCAGGACGCGTCGTGGGTGCTGCGCGACGGCGAGCTGTGGTGCATCAGCCGCGAGGCGGGCACGCGGATCGACGGCGTCTTCTGGCGCGTGGGGGCGATTCGCCCGGACCCTCGCCACCGGACGGTGCTGGACGTGCTGCGCCTCAGCGGCGTGCCCTGCGTCAACCCGGCGTCGACGCTGGCCCGCTGCCAGGACCGCCTGTCCATGCTCGCCGAGCTGCGCGAAGCGGGGCTGCCCGTCATCCACTTCGACGTGGCGCTGGGCGACGACATGGTCCGCCGCATCGCACGCCCCGCGCCCTTCGTCGTCAAGGTGGGCAACCACCACGGCGGTTACGGCAAGGCGCTGGTCCGCACCGAGGACGAGTGGTTCGAGGTGGCCGACCTGCTCTTCGCAGCCAACGACTATGCCGCCGTCGAGCCGTACATCGACTACCGGCGCGACGTGCGCTGCCTGGCGATTCGGGACCGCTTCTGGGCCATGGCGCGCGCGGGCGCGGGGTGGAAGGCCAACGTACAGACGCGCAAGCACCAGGTCATCGACCCGCCGGAGGCGCTGGTGGCGTACACGCGGCGCGCCCGGGAGCACCTGGGCGCGGACATCGTGGCGCTCGACTTCCTGGAGACCCAGGGGGGCGACTTCGTCCTGCTCGAGTGCAACGACACGCCGGGCCTGTCCGGCTTCCCGGAAGCGCTCCGGGAAGAGCTGGCGGAGTGCCTGCGCGAGCGGATGCGCCGCTGA
- a CDS encoding GNAT family N-acetyltransferase yields MPSEKMTQPTTYRVRVATGADAPVLLALLREFAAHEDSAPQSMLATESRLREALGATPPLLRAALVEGPEGAVGFATYTVDFMTWANSRVLRLDDLYVRASVRGAGLGRALMRHLAEVGAAEGMPVRWEMRPENASARAFYGRIGAISREKTVFRWMPDAMRRFLDE; encoded by the coding sequence ATGCCCTCCGAGAAGATGACCCAACCCACCACGTACCGGGTCCGCGTCGCCACCGGGGCCGACGCACCGGTGCTCCTGGCGCTGCTGCGGGAGTTCGCGGCGCACGAGGACAGCGCGCCGCAGTCCATGCTCGCGACGGAGTCCCGGCTGCGGGAGGCACTGGGGGCCACGCCGCCGCTGCTTCGGGCGGCGCTGGTGGAGGGACCTGAGGGCGCGGTGGGCTTCGCGACGTACACGGTGGACTTCATGACCTGGGCGAACTCGCGGGTGCTCCGGCTGGACGACCTGTACGTCCGCGCGAGCGTGCGCGGGGCGGGACTGGGGCGGGCGCTGATGCGGCACCTGGCGGAGGTCGGCGCCGCGGAGGGGATGCCCGTGCGCTGGGAGATGCGGCCGGAGAACGCGTCCGCGCGCGCCTTCTACGGGCGCATTGGCGCCATCTCCCGGGAGAAGACGGTGTTCCGCTGGATGCCGGATGCGATGCGGCGGTTCCTCGACGAGTAG
- a CDS encoding AAA family ATPase: MLPVDTDPILTSLAPYIPGAVLRKLEHTEAHALPPVESVRGAILLLDIAGFTPIVVSLSGAGPRGIDALQRLLTSYYTEMIDVVKDHGGDIYQFAGDSILACFEPAPGEGDAGVVQRAARCALGVQRRLMRFAQLELLGQRFSVSSRIGIGFGESHRIVLGATGMWMHPALIGQPLEQAVKAEKRATVGEVLLSPEAWALLPESARKGDPRDGAWRLEPSAPLQSQPPPSFTLGRGDDLVGRCALLLHPVLFTKITTAHQEFSGDFRDVTCFFLRFTNTSKPGQAEDFTRELNAFYEYVQRESAHHGGVLLMTDFTDKGNVLYVIFGAPTALQSKEVLASRLACKILRERDNFPFVQELQIGVATGHAYFGDMGSPWRKGYSALGEVVNMAARLMTHGRGTGIHVDANTERKLQQNGFATEFVENAKLKGVAREVPVYRLQAEVRRSLFIKGKGDIVGRHSELDALRTAVGESIEGTGRVCVVSGEAGIGKSRLGAKVVEEAEERGARSLYGICYSYEMFTPFFPWKEVLVQVFGLHDGDDLDTQLGQLRLGFEGLEDTGPEWIPVLAAILGIPMEEEPVTRELDARRKNQKLFQIILQLLEKQARQTPVLLFFEDLHWADNISVDLIEYVAARVASLRVTLLVTMRPGEQLKNLKGLPGLYRLDLANLDDEDTRALLRLHLRMEPPDTALEDMLLAKVQGNPFFTESIVQGLVEGGYLGPVSQGAERMERKRSLQALELPDSIQDVVLARIDLLSETEKLVVKVASVVGRIFTLEAVAELAPGSVPRRRIREAIDTLTKLGLILLEVEEPFTCIFKHIVIRDVAYNTLLVSAREDLHRRMARFIETRAGDNPVKSAGILAYHALAGNDELKGLEYTLMAARSAREQYANDDAIHHYNRAMEILGGTQALDPDEVLLKTRTVMQELAETLLQAGNYAGAIHMFEQCLADEEQESRRAEIHLGLGRAHQEKGESKRAIQELETALVLMGRTMPRNLVALGVRTVLALGLHLLYGVFPWLVRPLGSRLPLYLKQLSTLISLIKIYYFADIGKLTWATMVAATMAERSRSEYGLSLASSYYGSLLFGSGLLKRSGTWCHRALEHARRSRDSVAEGIALSRLATLNIFTNEQVRATQYGEEAVALLRQVGDMWEVQTGLMMLATSQFLSARFDSAERTYREMGRVGVELNALMHQGWAHAWVPMCRYLRGDGDVGELCAELEEGLRISIEVQDLANQCASLNHLVNVAVREQQVEEAALMAVRADEALWRYHVLVPFLQIGLVDAAEGALFALEQGAVSVPKAQLWAIVRRCAFKARALGKLYPYLRGPAMRVTARAKALKRGGKAAEPLFDRALKVLEATPNRWETGVAYLDAAAALPHRRGELLSRAREVFTTIDAKAELRRVDRLEADATVAAPAMAS; this comes from the coding sequence ATGCTGCCGGTGGACACCGACCCCATCCTCACCTCGCTGGCGCCGTACATCCCCGGCGCCGTGCTCCGCAAGCTCGAGCACACGGAGGCGCACGCGCTGCCGCCGGTGGAGTCGGTGCGCGGCGCCATCCTCCTGCTGGACATCGCCGGCTTCACGCCCATCGTCGTCAGCCTGAGCGGCGCGGGGCCGCGCGGCATCGACGCGCTCCAGCGCCTGCTGACGAGCTACTACACGGAGATGATCGACGTCGTGAAGGACCACGGCGGAGACATCTACCAGTTCGCCGGAGACTCCATCCTCGCCTGCTTCGAGCCCGCGCCGGGCGAGGGCGACGCGGGCGTGGTGCAGCGCGCGGCCCGGTGCGCGCTGGGCGTGCAGCGGCGGCTGATGCGCTTCGCGCAGCTGGAGCTGCTGGGCCAGCGCTTCTCCGTGTCCTCGCGCATCGGCATCGGCTTCGGCGAGTCGCACCGCATCGTGCTGGGCGCCACGGGCATGTGGATGCACCCGGCGCTCATCGGCCAGCCGCTGGAGCAGGCGGTGAAGGCGGAGAAGCGCGCCACGGTGGGCGAGGTGCTGCTCAGCCCCGAGGCGTGGGCGCTCCTGCCGGAGTCCGCGCGCAAGGGCGACCCACGCGATGGGGCCTGGCGCCTGGAGCCTTCCGCGCCTTTGCAGTCCCAGCCGCCGCCGTCCTTCACGCTGGGGCGTGGCGACGACCTGGTGGGGCGGTGCGCGCTGCTGCTGCACCCGGTGCTGTTCACGAAAATCACCACGGCGCACCAGGAGTTCAGCGGCGACTTCCGCGACGTCACCTGCTTCTTCCTGCGCTTCACCAACACCAGCAAGCCCGGGCAGGCGGAGGACTTCACCCGCGAGCTGAACGCCTTCTACGAGTACGTCCAGCGGGAGAGCGCGCACCACGGCGGCGTGCTGCTGATGACGGACTTCACGGACAAGGGCAACGTCCTCTACGTCATCTTCGGCGCGCCCACCGCGCTGCAGAGCAAGGAGGTGCTGGCCAGCCGGCTGGCCTGCAAGATCCTCCGCGAGCGGGACAACTTCCCCTTCGTGCAGGAGCTGCAGATTGGCGTCGCCACGGGGCACGCGTACTTCGGCGACATGGGCTCGCCGTGGCGCAAGGGCTACTCGGCGCTGGGCGAGGTGGTGAACATGGCCGCCCGGCTGATGACGCACGGGCGGGGCACGGGCATCCACGTCGACGCGAACACGGAGCGCAAGCTCCAGCAGAACGGCTTCGCCACCGAGTTCGTGGAGAACGCGAAGCTCAAGGGCGTGGCGCGCGAAGTCCCGGTGTACCGGCTGCAGGCCGAAGTGCGTCGCAGCCTGTTCATCAAGGGCAAGGGCGACATCGTCGGCCGGCACAGCGAGCTGGACGCGCTGCGCACGGCGGTGGGCGAGTCCATCGAGGGCACCGGCCGCGTCTGCGTGGTGTCCGGCGAGGCGGGCATCGGCAAGTCGCGGCTGGGCGCGAAGGTGGTGGAGGAGGCGGAGGAGCGCGGCGCGCGGAGCCTCTACGGCATCTGCTACTCGTACGAGATGTTCACCCCCTTCTTCCCGTGGAAGGAGGTGCTGGTCCAGGTCTTCGGGCTGCACGACGGGGATGATTTGGACACGCAGCTGGGACAGCTGCGCCTGGGCTTCGAGGGACTGGAGGACACGGGCCCGGAGTGGATACCGGTGCTCGCGGCCATCCTCGGCATCCCGATGGAGGAGGAGCCCGTCACGCGCGAGCTGGACGCGCGGCGCAAGAACCAGAAGCTCTTTCAAATCATCCTCCAGCTGCTGGAGAAGCAGGCGCGGCAGACGCCGGTGCTGCTGTTCTTCGAGGACCTGCACTGGGCGGACAACATCTCCGTCGACCTCATCGAATACGTGGCGGCGCGGGTGGCCTCGCTGCGCGTGACGCTGCTGGTGACGATGCGGCCGGGCGAGCAGCTGAAGAACCTCAAGGGGCTGCCCGGGCTGTACCGGCTGGACCTGGCCAATCTGGACGACGAGGACACGCGGGCGCTGTTGCGGCTGCACCTGCGCATGGAGCCGCCGGACACGGCGCTGGAGGACATGCTGCTGGCGAAGGTGCAGGGCAACCCGTTCTTCACCGAGTCCATCGTCCAGGGACTGGTGGAAGGCGGCTACCTGGGGCCGGTGTCGCAGGGCGCGGAGCGGATGGAGCGCAAGCGGAGCCTCCAGGCGCTGGAGCTGCCGGACAGCATCCAGGACGTGGTGCTGGCGCGCATCGACCTGTTGAGCGAGACGGAGAAGCTGGTGGTGAAGGTGGCCTCGGTGGTGGGGCGCATCTTCACGCTGGAGGCAGTGGCGGAGCTGGCGCCGGGCTCGGTGCCGAGGCGGCGCATCCGCGAGGCCATCGACACGCTGACGAAGCTGGGGCTCATCCTGCTGGAGGTGGAGGAGCCCTTCACCTGCATCTTCAAGCACATCGTCATCCGCGACGTGGCGTACAACACGCTGCTGGTGTCCGCGCGCGAAGATCTGCACCGGAGGATGGCGCGCTTCATCGAGACGCGCGCGGGGGACAACCCCGTGAAGTCCGCGGGCATCCTGGCCTACCACGCGCTCGCCGGGAACGACGAGCTGAAGGGGCTGGAGTACACGCTGATGGCGGCGCGCAGCGCGCGCGAGCAGTACGCCAACGACGACGCCATCCACCACTACAACCGCGCGATGGAGATTCTGGGCGGCACGCAGGCGCTGGACCCGGACGAAGTCCTCCTCAAGACGCGCACGGTGATGCAGGAGCTGGCGGAGACGCTCCTGCAGGCGGGCAACTACGCGGGCGCCATCCACATGTTCGAGCAGTGCCTGGCGGACGAGGAGCAGGAGTCGCGCCGGGCGGAAATCCACCTGGGCCTGGGGCGGGCGCACCAGGAGAAGGGCGAGTCGAAGCGGGCCATCCAGGAGCTGGAGACGGCGCTGGTGCTGATGGGCCGCACCATGCCGCGCAACCTGGTGGCGCTCGGAGTGCGCACGGTGCTCGCGCTGGGACTGCACCTGCTCTACGGCGTCTTCCCCTGGCTGGTGCGGCCCCTGGGCTCCCGGCTGCCGCTGTACCTGAAGCAGCTGTCGACGCTCATCTCGCTCATCAAGATCTACTACTTCGCGGACATCGGGAAGCTGACGTGGGCGACGATGGTGGCCGCGACGATGGCCGAGCGCTCGCGCAGCGAATACGGGCTGAGCCTGGCGAGCAGCTACTACGGCTCGCTGCTGTTCGGCTCGGGGCTTCTCAAGCGCTCCGGGACGTGGTGCCACCGGGCGCTGGAGCACGCGAGGCGCTCGCGGGACTCGGTGGCGGAGGGCATTGCCCTGAGCCGGCTGGCGACGCTGAACATCTTCACCAACGAGCAGGTGCGGGCCACGCAGTACGGCGAGGAGGCGGTGGCGCTGCTGCGGCAGGTCGGTGACATGTGGGAGGTGCAGACGGGGCTGATGATGCTGGCGACGAGCCAGTTCCTCTCCGCGCGCTTCGACAGCGCGGAGCGCACCTACCGGGAGATGGGGCGGGTGGGCGTGGAGCTGAACGCGCTGATGCACCAGGGCTGGGCGCACGCGTGGGTGCCCATGTGCCGCTACCTGCGAGGGGACGGGGACGTGGGGGAGCTGTGCGCGGAGCTGGAGGAGGGGCTGCGCATCAGCATCGAGGTGCAAGATTTGGCCAACCAGTGCGCGAGCCTGAACCACCTGGTGAATGTGGCGGTGCGTGAGCAGCAGGTGGAGGAGGCGGCGCTGATGGCGGTGCGCGCGGACGAGGCGCTCTGGCGCTACCACGTGCTGGTGCCCTTCCTCCAGATTGGCCTGGTGGACGCGGCGGAGGGGGCGCTCTTCGCGCTGGAGCAGGGCGCTGTCTCGGTGCCGAAGGCGCAGCTCTGGGCCATTGTGCGCCGCTGTGCCTTCAAGGCGCGGGCGCTGGGGAAGCTCTATCCGTACCTGCGGGGCCCGGCGATGCGGGTGACGGCGCGGGCGAAGGCGCTGAAGCGCGGCGGGAAGGCGGCGGAGCCGCTGTTCGACCGCGCGCTGAAGGTGCTGGAAGCCACGCCCAACCGCTGGGAGACGGGCGTGGCGTACCTGGACGCGGCGGCGGCGCTGCCGCACCGGCGCGGGGAGCTGCTCTCCCGCGCTCGGGAGGTGTTCACCACCATCGACGCGAAGGCGGAACTGCGGCGCGTGGACCGGCTGGAAGCGGACGCCACCGTCGCCGCGCCGGCGATGGCGTCGTAG